A stretch of the Halorussus vallis genome encodes the following:
- a CDS encoding extracellular solute-binding protein, which produces MTVNRRKALESIGVAGIVGLAGCASVQKQGGTTEGGDGGDGGGGTTSGEDSGQAGTTESGPAGTAKAWYSLQDTELQARKQALKRFNGNSKHTVEGADISDLKKKTTSAIPAGQGPQLFDWAHDWVGDYYQRGFVADRSDQLNVSLDTFTDTAAEAVQFDGKVVGLPYAAETVSLIYNKSMVDEPPKTVADMKSAMKEHHDPNNNTYGLSYPFDPYFVSAWGQAFGGYYFDPEKDPMLGLTQSKTLEGFQFALDTFKPYMPKDPSYETQAAPFASGNAAFAINGPWYLATLNEKGVDFGVTKLPTPDGGQPRPYTGIQMWYFAKAMQNDDASAAAAQSFAEWYVTDEKMLKSAAQEQGSIPVLESLAGSDALPENVRAFSETVQQGVPMPTDPKMGKVWQPLTDAVTKMFNGNVGVEKAMKQAEKTVRKNWE; this is translated from the coding sequence ATGACAGTGAATCGCAGAAAAGCTCTCGAGAGCATCGGCGTGGCTGGCATCGTCGGACTGGCGGGCTGCGCGAGCGTCCAGAAACAGGGCGGGACGACCGAGGGCGGCGACGGCGGAGACGGCGGCGGGGGGACCACGTCCGGCGAGGACTCCGGGCAGGCCGGGACCACCGAGTCCGGCCCGGCCGGCACCGCGAAGGCGTGGTACAGTCTCCAGGACACGGAGCTACAGGCCCGCAAGCAGGCGCTGAAGCGGTTCAACGGTAACTCGAAGCACACCGTCGAGGGCGCCGACATCTCCGACCTGAAGAAGAAGACCACGAGCGCGATTCCGGCCGGCCAGGGACCGCAACTGTTCGACTGGGCCCACGACTGGGTCGGCGACTACTACCAGCGCGGGTTCGTCGCCGACCGGAGCGACCAGTTGAACGTCTCGCTCGACACCTTCACCGACACCGCCGCGGAGGCGGTCCAGTTCGACGGGAAGGTCGTCGGCCTCCCGTACGCGGCCGAGACGGTGTCGCTCATCTACAACAAGTCGATGGTCGACGAACCGCCGAAGACCGTCGCCGACATGAAGTCGGCGATGAAAGAGCACCACGACCCGAACAACAACACCTACGGGCTCAGCTACCCCTTCGACCCCTACTTCGTCAGCGCGTGGGGCCAGGCGTTCGGCGGCTACTACTTCGACCCCGAGAAGGACCCGATGCTCGGGCTGACCCAGTCGAAGACGCTGGAGGGCTTCCAGTTCGCGCTCGACACGTTCAAGCCCTACATGCCGAAGGACCCCAGCTACGAGACCCAGGCCGCGCCGTTCGCGTCGGGCAACGCCGCGTTCGCCATCAACGGACCGTGGTACCTCGCCACGCTCAACGAGAAGGGCGTCGACTTCGGCGTGACGAAACTGCCGACGCCCGACGGCGGCCAGCCCCGGCCGTACACCGGCATCCAGATGTGGTACTTCGCGAAGGCGATGCAGAACGACGACGCGAGCGCCGCGGCCGCCCAGTCGTTCGCCGAGTGGTACGTCACCGACGAGAAGATGCTGAAGTCGGCCGCCCAGGAGCAGGGGTCCATCCCGGTGCTGGAGAGTCTGGCCGGGAGCGACGCGCTGCCCGAGAACGTCAGGGCGTTCTCCGAGACGGTCCAGCAGGGCGTGCCGATGCCGACCGACCCCAAGATGGGGAAGGTGTGGCAGCCGCTCACCGACGCCGTGACGAAGATGTTCAACGGCAACGTCGGCGTCGAGAAGGCCATGAAGCAGGCCGAAAAGACCGTCCGGAAGAACTGGGAGTAG
- a CDS encoding carbohydrate ABC transporter permease, whose protein sequence is MSTVSRVTRRIEDVPFLERGDASLLLVLPGLFVFSAFMLFPILYLLGISFTNAEPSNLFAGDGALSVLTFGEATFVGLRNYVAVLTDPQFWNSFGITWLFVATSVTLKIALSIGVALIVTGDRVRGKRVMRSLIIIPMGLPAIFTITVWRGIFSSAEFGLANQVLGMLGFASVSWLNDRWMAFLAYNVTEAWLAYPFMVIITVSALQDVSEELHEAAKVDGAGYVARFLHVTLPSIKRPVLFASILTAAASFQQFLIPYVFNQGGPARANELIVVYGYREAFTYFEYGQGAAISLIAVAFIGAFMWLNVKKGRLADGVNEA, encoded by the coding sequence ATGAGCACCGTCTCTCGCGTCACCCGCCGGATCGAAGACGTCCCCTTCCTCGAACGGGGCGACGCCTCGCTGTTGCTGGTGCTGCCGGGCCTGTTCGTCTTCTCGGCGTTCATGCTGTTCCCGATACTGTACCTGCTCGGCATCTCCTTCACGAACGCCGAGCCCTCGAACCTGTTCGCGGGCGACGGCGCGCTGTCGGTGTTGACCTTCGGCGAGGCGACGTTCGTCGGGTTGCGGAACTACGTCGCGGTCCTGACCGACCCGCAGTTCTGGAACTCCTTCGGCATCACGTGGCTGTTCGTCGCCACCAGCGTGACGCTGAAGATCGCATTGAGCATCGGCGTCGCGCTCATCGTCACCGGCGATAGGGTCCGAGGCAAGCGCGTCATGCGCTCGCTCATCATCATCCCGATGGGCCTGCCCGCCATCTTCACCATCACGGTGTGGCGGGGCATCTTCAGTTCGGCCGAGTTCGGACTGGCCAACCAGGTCCTCGGAATGCTGGGCTTCGCGTCGGTGTCGTGGCTGAACGACCGCTGGATGGCGTTCCTCGCGTACAACGTCACCGAGGCGTGGTTGGCCTACCCGTTCATGGTCATCATCACCGTGAGCGCGCTTCAGGACGTGTCCGAAGAGCTCCACGAGGCCGCGAAGGTCGACGGCGCGGGCTACGTCGCGCGGTTCCTCCACGTCACGCTGCCGTCGATCAAGCGACCGGTGCTGTTCGCCTCGATACTGACCGCGGCCGCCTCGTTCCAGCAGTTCCTCATCCCCTACGTGTTCAATCAGGGCGGACCCGCGCGGGCGAACGAACTCATCGTCGTCTACGGCTACCGCGAGGCGTTCACCTACTTCGAGTACGGTCAGGGCGCCGCCATCAGCCTGATCGCCGTCGCGTTCATCGGCGCGTTCATGTGGCTGAACGTCAAGAAGGGACGGCTCGCAGACGGGGTGAACGAGGCGTGA
- a CDS encoding sugar ABC transporter permease, with protein MSLLRSVARELKDDAVGLATTPVDTYREMRYTAEGVRKGEISPVRPLKTLGITLGALVVVLALLFPIYWILISALSGSGGSIYSVNGLRLLPENPSVQPFVWVLGDLIVPSYRVGLAIPFTDSALVFGTPRLEFLDASDYGVTSPSGFKRFFWNSLTVAIPTVILSMCLVVPGAYALSRRKFIGRRQILFGYVLLTQVGGGLGIALLIGLYTVFVQIGLNDSKLALSVYYAATAVPFNTWLLKTYMDGIPVSYEEAAVVDGAPAWRVVVEVILPLSKAGLATVLIFTFLTGWTEFVVAQTLLGTENYTLPVGLFSLVSEYSVPWARFSAFALTFASPIMLVYLFAQRYIEGGLSFGGMEGSSRRRFSS; from the coding sequence GTGAGCCTGCTTCGCTCCGTCGCCCGGGAACTCAAGGACGACGCGGTCGGCCTGGCGACGACGCCGGTCGACACCTACCGGGAGATGCGCTACACCGCCGAGGGCGTCCGGAAGGGCGAGATATCGCCGGTGCGGCCGCTCAAGACCCTCGGCATCACGCTGGGCGCGCTCGTCGTCGTGCTCGCGCTGCTGTTCCCCATCTACTGGATCCTCATCTCGGCGCTGTCGGGCTCCGGCGGCTCCATCTACTCCGTCAACGGACTGCGACTCCTGCCCGAGAACCCGTCGGTCCAGCCGTTCGTCTGGGTGCTCGGCGACCTCATCGTCCCGAGCTACCGCGTCGGGCTTGCCATCCCGTTCACCGACTCGGCGCTGGTGTTCGGCACGCCTCGACTGGAGTTCCTCGACGCCTCCGACTACGGCGTCACCAGTCCGTCGGGCTTCAAGCGGTTCTTCTGGAACAGCCTCACCGTCGCGATTCCGACGGTCATCCTGTCGATGTGCCTTGTCGTCCCGGGCGCGTACGCGCTCTCGCGCCGGAAGTTCATCGGCCGCCGCCAGATTCTGTTCGGCTACGTGCTGTTGACGCAGGTCGGCGGCGGCCTCGGCATCGCGCTGCTCATCGGCCTCTACACGGTCTTCGTCCAGATCGGGTTGAACGACTCGAAGCTCGCGCTGTCGGTCTACTACGCGGCGACGGCGGTTCCGTTCAACACCTGGCTGCTGAAAACCTACATGGACGGCATCCCCGTCTCCTACGAGGAGGCCGCGGTGGTCGACGGCGCGCCGGCCTGGCGGGTGGTCGTCGAGGTCATCCTGCCGCTGTCGAAGGCGGGGCTGGCGACCGTGCTCATCTTCACCTTCCTCACGGGGTGGACCGAGTTCGTGGTCGCCCAGACGCTGCTGGGCACCGAGAACTACACGCTCCCGGTCGGGCTGTTCTCGCTCGTCTCGGAGTACTCGGTGCCGTGGGCGCGGTTCTCGGCGTTCGCGCTGACGTTCGCCTCGCCCATCATGCTGGTCTACCTGTTCGCCCAGCGCTACATCGAGGGCGGCCTCTCGTTCGGCGGGATGGAAGGCAGCTCTCGGCGGCGGTTCTCGTCTTGA